The Helicobacter mustelae genome has a segment encoding these proteins:
- a CDS encoding tautomerase family protein, which produces MPYVDVKVAGKLTIEQKREIAGEIAATLERVANKPKENVYISFTEFDRENFAKGEHILSDLDKKSQS; this is translated from the coding sequence ATGCCATATGTTGATGTGAAGGTAGCAGGAAAATTGACAATCGAGCAAAAGCGTGAAATTGCAGGCGAAATTGCTGCAACTCTAGAGCGCGTGGCAAACAAGCCTAAGGAAAATGTTTATATCTCTTTTACAGAATTTGATAGAGAGAATTTCGCCAAGGGCGAACATATCTTGAGTGATTTGGACAAAAAAAGCCAATCTTAA
- a CDS encoding tetraacyldisaccharide 4'-kinase, translating into MGFLDRYFYKPTFAQKLLALCLLPLSLLYLIISTLRRKTSKFQDFGIPIISIGNLIAGGSGKTPFILEIAKKFPDVAIISRGYKRQSKGLLVVSHQGKILVSQKRAGDEAYLFASKLKNASVIVCEKREHAIEKAKELGAKIIFLDDGFRFNYKKLNILLRPKLEPYFPFCIPSGIYRENPKLYQHADILVQEDRDYKREVSLKNPTPHMLLVTAIANPSRLNDFLPDVIGKIILKDHSEFDVKFLQKKMQELHATSLLVTQKDEVKLQDSKLPMSILELRLQISPIILEQIQNYIEKN; encoded by the coding sequence ATGGGTTTTTTGGATCGCTATTTTTACAAACCCACATTTGCACAAAAACTCCTTGCACTTTGCCTTTTACCCCTTAGCCTGCTCTATCTTATCATCTCGACTCTGCGCAGAAAAACTAGCAAATTCCAAGATTTTGGCATTCCTATCATCAGTATTGGCAATCTCATCGCGGGAGGCAGCGGGAAGACGCCATTTATCCTAGAAATAGCAAAGAAATTTCCTGATGTTGCCATCATCTCTAGGGGTTACAAACGGCAGAGCAAGGGGTTGCTTGTAGTAAGTCATCAAGGAAAAATCCTTGTAAGCCAAAAGAGGGCTGGGGATGAGGCCTACCTCTTTGCCAGCAAACTAAAAAATGCCAGTGTCATTGTATGCGAAAAGCGAGAGCACGCCATAGAAAAAGCAAAGGAATTGGGTGCAAAGATCATTTTTTTGGATGATGGCTTTCGCTTTAATTACAAAAAACTCAATATTTTGCTACGCCCAAAACTTGAGCCTTATTTTCCCTTTTGTATTCCCAGCGGGATTTATCGAGAAAATCCCAAGCTCTATCAACATGCAGACATCCTCGTGCAAGAAGATCGCGACTACAAACGAGAAGTCAGTCTCAAAAACCCAACACCACATATGCTACTAGTCACTGCTATTGCTAATCCCTCTAGACTTAATGATTTTTTGCCAGATGTTATAGGCAAGATCATCCTAAAGGATCACAGCGAATTTGATGTGAAATTTTTGCAGAAAAAAATGCAAGAACTCCATGCCACCTCCTTGCTAGTCACACAAAAAGATGAGGTCAAGCTACAAGACTCCAAACTCCCTATGAGCATCCTAGAGCTCAGACTCCAAATCTCCCCCATCATTTTAGAGCAAATCCAAAACTATATAGAAAAAAACTAA
- a CDS encoding NAD+ synthase, which yields MQTHFSPKSIQNILLFLKNTLQAKSFHSVVLGLSGGIDSAVVAVLCKHAFPNTTLAISMPTLSSSKQHLEDARILCEHFEIPHIVHSIAPYEEIFTRNEKDFDTPKPSALRLGNFLARIRMNILYDYSMQKNALVIGTSNKSELMLGYGTIYGDLAYAINPIGGFFKTEIFALAKALELPDSILTKEPSADLYPDQSDAKELGYTYAQIDPLLEAIHTNFPDLSLMDQKALIGQNFDAKMVEDITTRILKNCFKQKSPIIYQA from the coding sequence ATGCAAACCCATTTCTCTCCAAAATCCATCCAAAACATCCTTCTTTTTCTCAAAAATACCCTACAAGCCAAATCCTTTCATTCTGTGGTTTTGGGACTTAGCGGAGGGATTGATAGCGCGGTAGTGGCAGTGCTGTGTAAGCATGCTTTTCCTAATACCACACTAGCCATCTCCATGCCCACCCTCTCTTCAAGCAAGCAGCATCTAGAAGATGCAAGAATCCTTTGTGAGCATTTTGAAATCCCTCATATCGTGCACTCTATCGCACCCTATGAAGAGATTTTTACACGCAATGAGAAGGATTTTGACACACCTAAACCTTCAGCGCTGAGACTGGGAAATTTTCTCGCGCGTATACGCATGAATATCCTCTATGATTATTCCATGCAAAAAAATGCTCTTGTCATTGGCACCTCCAATAAAAGCGAATTAATGCTTGGTTATGGAACGATCTATGGAGATTTAGCCTATGCAATCAATCCCATTGGTGGATTTTTTAAAACTGAGATTTTTGCGCTAGCAAAAGCACTAGAACTGCCTGACTCCATCCTCACAAAGGAGCCAAGTGCTGACCTTTACCCCGATCAATCTGATGCCAAGGAGCTGGGATACACCTACGCACAAATTGATCCTCTGCTTGAGGCAATTCACACGAATTTTCCCGATCTCTCCCTCATGGATCAAAAAGCGCTCATTGGGCAAAACTTTGATGCCAAAATGGTAGAAGATATCACTACGCGCATCCTCAAAAATTGCTTCAAACAAAAAAGCCCCATCATCTATCAGGCCTAA
- a CDS encoding flagellin A, which translates to MAFQVNTNINALTTHTSAVATQLGLKNSLEKLSSGLRINKAADDASGMTISDSLRSQASALGQAISNANDGIGIIQVADKAMDEQLKILDTIKVKATQAAQDGQSLESRKAIQSDIIRLIQGLDNIGNTTSYNGQSLLSGQWTNKEFQIGAYSNQSIKVSVGSTTSDKIGQVRINTGAMITAASEATLTFKQINGGENITLEGVKISHSVGTGLGVLAEVINKNSDKTGIRAKASVETTSDKEIMSGNLKNLTINDVNIGNIVDIKKGDADGRLVQAINALTSSTGVEASTDSKGRLNLRSVDGRGIVLKADASKDDGDGKSAPMAIDAVNGGQSITDGEGAANYGRLSLARLDARDIILTSSDKPDENKFSAIGFGDNNVAMATVNLRDVLGKFDASVKSAAGANYNAVVASGNSNLGAGVTTLVGAMLVMDIAESAQKTLDKIRSDLGSVQGQMVSTVNNISVTQVNVKAAESRIREVDFAAESAEFNKYNILAQSGSYAMSQANAVQQNILRLLS; encoded by the coding sequence ATGGCTTTTCAGGTAAATACAAATATCAATGCTTTGACTACACATACTTCAGCGGTTGCAACTCAATTGGGTTTAAAAAACTCTCTTGAAAAGTTGAGCTCAGGTTTGAGAATTAACAAGGCAGCAGATGATGCTTCTGGCATGACCATTTCAGATAGCTTGCGTTCACAAGCAAGTGCTTTGGGACAAGCAATTAGTAATGCTAATGATGGTATTGGAATCATACAAGTTGCTGATAAGGCGATGGATGAGCAGCTCAAGATTCTTGACACTATTAAAGTGAAGGCTACACAGGCAGCACAAGATGGACAGTCTCTAGAATCTAGAAAGGCGATCCAGTCTGATATTATCCGACTGATTCAAGGGCTTGATAACATAGGGAATACGACTTCTTACAATGGTCAGTCATTGCTTTCTGGTCAGTGGACAAATAAAGAATTCCAAATCGGTGCCTATTCCAATCAAAGTATCAAAGTCTCTGTGGGTTCTACAACTTCTGATAAAATTGGACAGGTAAGAATCAATACAGGCGCGATGATCACAGCGGCTTCAGAGGCCACTTTGACATTCAAGCAAATCAATGGTGGAGAAAACATCACTCTTGAGGGTGTAAAAATCTCTCACTCTGTAGGCACAGGTTTGGGAGTTTTGGCCGAAGTCATCAACAAAAACAGCGATAAAACTGGCATCAGAGCAAAGGCGAGTGTCGAAACCACATCAGATAAAGAGATTATGTCAGGAAATTTGAAAAACTTGACAATCAATGATGTAAATATTGGGAATATTGTTGACATTAAAAAAGGAGATGCTGATGGTCGTTTGGTTCAGGCAATCAATGCTCTAACTTCAAGTACAGGAGTTGAGGCTTCCACAGATTCTAAGGGTCGCTTGAATTTGAGAAGTGTGGATGGACGTGGTATTGTGTTAAAAGCAGATGCTTCAAAGGATGATGGTGATGGCAAATCTGCTCCTATGGCAATTGATGCAGTCAATGGTGGTCAAAGCATTACTGATGGTGAGGGCGCTGCTAACTATGGTAGATTATCTCTTGCAAGACTTGATGCCAGAGACATTATATTGACTTCAAGCGATAAGCCTGATGAAAACAAGTTTAGCGCTATTGGTTTTGGTGATAATAATGTCGCTATGGCTACAGTGAATTTGCGTGATGTGTTGGGTAAATTCGATGCTTCTGTGAAATCTGCAGCAGGGGCGAATTATAATGCAGTTGTTGCCAGTGGTAATTCAAATCTTGGTGCTGGTGTTACTACTTTGGTGGGTGCGATGCTTGTTATGGATATTGCAGAGTCTGCGCAAAAAACACTGGATAAAATCCGCTCCGATCTTGGTTCTGTTCAAGGTCAGATGGTAAGCACAGTAAATAATATTTCTGTAACACAGGTGAATGTCAAAGCAGCTGAGAGCCGCATTAGAGAAGTTGACTTTGCTGCTGAATCTGCTGAATTTAACAAGTATAACATCCTTGCACAGTCTGGAAGTTATGCCATGAGTCAAGCAAATGCTGTTCAGCAAAATATTCTAAGACTTCTAAGTTAA
- a CDS encoding 3-methyladenine DNA glycosylase, which yields MGFFLFQSSYELFIALEKMNLLEDLPPYWWPNAHSFEVVVGAILTQNTKWENVERVLENLKRANILLDDNEKSLKNFASSDALLIASHIIPSGFFRQKSVRLVMLAGKILEFFGSFGNFCENVDREWLLEQKGIGKESADSILNYACNRPVMVVDRYTQRLVSAQGYEFEDYDCLQEWLQDGIESHFSKMQKYQDLSQIYSQFHGMIVEFSKRKLELR from the coding sequence TTGGGATTTTTTTTGTTTCAGAGTAGTTATGAACTTTTCATTGCCTTGGAGAAAATGAATTTATTAGAAGATCTTCCCCCATACTGGTGGCCCAATGCGCATTCTTTTGAGGTGGTGGTCGGAGCAATTCTTACGCAAAATACAAAATGGGAGAATGTAGAGAGGGTGCTTGAGAATCTCAAAAGGGCTAATATCTTACTTGATGATAATGAAAAAAGTTTGAAAAACTTCGCATCAAGCGATGCGCTGCTCATTGCCTCTCATATTATCCCCAGTGGATTTTTTCGACAAAAATCTGTGCGTCTTGTGATGCTGGCAGGGAAGATTTTGGAGTTTTTTGGGAGTTTTGGTAATTTTTGTGAAAATGTAGATAGGGAGTGGCTGCTGGAGCAAAAAGGCATTGGCAAAGAGAGTGCAGATAGTATTTTAAATTATGCTTGTAATCGTCCTGTAATGGTGGTGGATAGGTATACACAGCGCCTAGTAAGTGCGCAGGGCTATGAGTTTGAGGATTATGATTGTCTGCAAGAATGGTTACAAGATGGGATAGAGTCACATTTCTCTAAAATGCAAAAATACCAGGATTTGAGTCAGATTTATTCGCAATTTCATGGAATGATTGTAGAATTTAGCAAGAGAAAATTGGAGCTAAGATGA
- a CDS encoding zinc-binding metallopeptidase family protein: MTKTQQNPAQYFKSLLQENGIAKEALEVFAQICAIPHPSGDTKALQEWICEQVRPFCDIVKIDDVGNIYCSKGVPKICLQAHYDMVLVGKKEPIALRYVDQSMGAVDSSLGADNGVSVALMIVLLRYFEHFECVFTNDEEIGLLGARGLDLPICAKILLNLDSEFFGSVVAGCAGGFILENILTLPQDEGKYPYAYRICAQNFLGGHSGIDIHKSRKNPICEFFHQFAPVRYGIYSLRAGEFHNSIPVKFEIELAADRELDGFLDGSLESFEIQKIHPPAKKMYAKLELESYICALQHGVWERDLYGVSNSLNVAMIRQENENFTIALMGRANTNGALQKNLQAQILLAKKYHCVSKTTEIYTPWEISQDILNSDFLAVIKEAFAYRAMCVETLHAGLECGVLEERLGELGIKGLEILSIGPTIFYPHSRREVLDVPSFCEFSDVVERVMAHYAKA, from the coding sequence ATGACAAAGACGCAACAAAATCCCGCGCAATATTTTAAATCATTGCTGCAGGAGAATGGGATTGCAAAAGAAGCATTGGAAGTTTTTGCTCAAATTTGTGCCATCCCGCATCCAAGCGGTGATACCAAGGCGCTGCAGGAATGGATCTGTGAGCAGGTGCGCCCTTTTTGTGATATTGTGAAAATTGATGATGTTGGCAATATTTATTGCAGCAAGGGAGTGCCAAAAATTTGCCTGCAGGCCCATTATGACATGGTGTTAGTGGGTAAAAAAGAGCCCATTGCATTACGCTATGTGGACCAAAGTATGGGAGCGGTGGATTCGAGTTTGGGTGCAGATAATGGTGTTAGCGTAGCATTGATGATTGTGCTTTTGCGATATTTTGAGCATTTTGAATGTGTATTCACCAATGATGAAGAGATTGGATTGCTTGGGGCACGTGGCTTGGATCTTCCTATTTGCGCAAAAATCTTATTGAATCTTGATTCTGAATTTTTTGGGAGTGTGGTCGCGGGTTGTGCTGGTGGATTTATCCTGGAAAACATCCTGACTCTCCCCCAAGATGAGGGGAAATATCCCTATGCCTATAGGATTTGTGCTCAAAATTTTTTGGGAGGGCATAGTGGGATAGACATTCACAAATCGCGTAAAAATCCTATTTGCGAATTTTTCCATCAGTTTGCTCCTGTGCGGTATGGTATCTATTCTCTGCGTGCTGGGGAGTTTCACAACTCCATCCCTGTGAAATTTGAAATCGAGCTTGCTGCAGATAGGGAATTGGATGGATTTTTGGATGGATCTTTGGAGAGCTTTGAGATCCAAAAAATCCATCCACCAGCAAAAAAGATGTATGCAAAGTTGGAGCTAGAGAGCTATATTTGTGCACTGCAGCATGGAGTTTGGGAAAGGGATCTCTATGGAGTGAGCAATTCTTTGAATGTGGCAATGATAAGACAGGAAAATGAGAATTTTACCATTGCATTAATGGGCAGGGCAAATACCAATGGGGCTTTGCAGAAGAATCTGCAAGCTCAAATTTTACTTGCAAAAAAATATCATTGCGTGAGCAAAACTACAGAAATCTACACCCCCTGGGAGATCTCACAAGATATCTTGAATTCAGACTTTTTGGCAGTAATCAAAGAGGCCTTTGCTTATCGGGCCATGTGTGTGGAAACCCTGCATGCGGGACTGGAATGTGGTGTTTTGGAAGAGCGATTGGGGGAACTTGGGATTAAGGGCCTAGAGATTCTCTCCATAGGGCCTACGATTTTTTATCCTCATTCCCGGCGCGAGGTCCTTGATGTGCCAAGTTTCTGTGAATTTAGCGATGTGGTGGAGAGGGTGATGGCACATTATGCAAAAGCTTGA
- the coaE gene encoding dephospho-CoA kinase (Dephospho-CoA kinase (CoaE) performs the final step in coenzyme A biosynthesis.), which yields MQKLEYGVILTGGIASGKSTAIQIIKSHGYDVIDADSIAHDILDDQSEVVCQIFGEDVMVQNRVDRKKLGAIVFGDASKRVVLESFLHPKIFEKIKEEALGLEKEKKIYFLDIPLYFETQRRYEGMGVVCIYVDEKTQLARLMQRNVLSVQEAMQRISAQMSLEKKRECSDFVIDNSGSLEWLRLQVLELIAKLELLNKNTKATK from the coding sequence ATGCAAAAGCTTGAGTATGGCGTAATTCTCACAGGTGGCATCGCCAGTGGAAAGAGCACGGCCATACAGATTATCAAAAGTCATGGCTATGACGTAATCGATGCAGATAGCATCGCGCATGACATTCTTGATGACCAAAGTGAGGTTGTGTGCCAAATCTTTGGGGAGGATGTGATGGTCCAAAATAGAGTCGATCGCAAAAAGCTTGGTGCCATTGTATTTGGCGATGCGAGCAAGCGGGTGGTTTTGGAAAGTTTCTTGCATCCCAAGATTTTTGAAAAGATCAAAGAAGAAGCGCTGGGACTGGAAAAAGAAAAAAAGATTTATTTTCTAGACATTCCGCTGTATTTTGAAACACAAAGGCGCTATGAGGGAATGGGTGTGGTGTGTATCTATGTGGATGAGAAGACCCAGCTTGCTAGATTAATGCAGCGTAATGTCTTGAGTGTGCAAGAAGCAATGCAGAGAATCTCTGCGCAGATGTCTCTAGAGAAAAAACGAGAATGCAGTGACTTTGTTATTGATAATTCTGGGAGTCTTGAATGGCTGCGTTTGCAGGTTTTGGAGCTTATCGCAAAGCTAGAGTTGTTGAACAAAAATACCAAAGCAACAAAGTGA
- the ftsZ gene encoding cell division protein FtsZ codes for MAHNQAQFNLTEVTSSTGAKIIAVGVGGGGSNAIAHLFHSGINDAITLIAANTDIQHLNNSPAKQKIKLGEKLTKGLGAGAKPEVGRDSAQESYDTIKEHLNGANIVFVSAGLGGGTGTGAAPIIAQAAQEVGALTIAVVTKPFLMEGNKRTRIAEEGLKELRKHSDGIVVIPNDKLLSIISRNTGIKESFKEVDAVLARAVNGISNIILNQGENDINTDFADLRTIMQHKGLALMGIGESIGEDAALEAVKKAIESPLFDNLSIKGARGALVSFEMHRDYPLIEINQAMSYIHEAANEDADIIFGTCTTENMQQDQVKVTIIATGFEKEIINNTTAPANSVKDQAGISQPINLNKQMIKIVGGEDFNMDDLDAPTWMRNQKD; via the coding sequence ATGGCACACAATCAAGCGCAATTCAATCTCACAGAGGTTACAAGCTCAACAGGAGCAAAAATCATTGCAGTTGGAGTTGGGGGAGGTGGTTCCAATGCGATTGCTCATCTCTTTCATTCTGGCATCAATGATGCAATTACGCTAATTGCTGCTAACACAGATATTCAACATCTCAATAATTCCCCTGCCAAACAAAAGATTAAACTCGGGGAAAAACTCACAAAAGGCCTTGGAGCTGGAGCCAAGCCTGAAGTGGGGAGAGATTCTGCTCAAGAGAGCTATGACACAATCAAAGAACATCTCAATGGCGCCAATATTGTATTTGTTTCTGCAGGACTTGGCGGTGGCACTGGCACAGGAGCTGCGCCAATCATCGCACAAGCTGCCCAGGAGGTAGGGGCATTGACGATTGCCGTAGTCACCAAACCTTTTTTAATGGAAGGAAATAAGCGCACTAGGATTGCAGAAGAGGGATTGAAAGAATTGAGAAAGCACAGCGATGGGATTGTCGTAATCCCCAATGACAAACTCCTCTCCATCATCAGCAGAAACACCGGGATAAAAGAAAGTTTCAAAGAGGTCGATGCGGTTTTGGCACGCGCTGTAAATGGGATCTCTAACATTATCCTCAATCAGGGAGAAAATGACATTAATACAGACTTTGCCGACCTTCGAACTATCATGCAGCATAAAGGTCTCGCTCTCATGGGAATCGGAGAATCCATAGGAGAGGATGCAGCATTAGAAGCGGTCAAAAAAGCCATCGAATCTCCATTATTTGACAATCTTTCCATCAAGGGTGCTAGGGGTGCATTGGTTTCTTTTGAAATGCATCGTGATTATCCTTTGATCGAAATTAATCAAGCAATGTCCTACATCCATGAAGCGGCAAATGAGGATGCGGACATCATATTTGGCACCTGCACAACAGAAAACATGCAGCAAGATCAAGTAAAAGTCACCATTATTGCAACGGGATTTGAAAAAGAAATCATCAACAACACCACAGCTCCTGCCAACTCAGTGAAGGATCAGGCCGGCATCTCCCAACCCATCAATCTCAACAAACAGATGATTAAGATTGTTGGAGGTGAAGATTTCAATATGGATGATCTGGATGCTCCCACTTGGATGAGAAACCAAAAAGACTAA
- the ftsA gene encoding cell division protein FtsA translates to MNNRILAIDIGSTKICVAIAEIKNNEPYIIGYSKQKSQGIRKGKITNIELAAQSIKNALDEIKRITGIEEFPKAIVSISGAYTKSFSSSAIINSVNDEITIKEVDRAIKAASYNSSITREYSAIHILPYRFKLDDQDDVEDPVGMSGRRLEIFVHIVAVQKTSLENFKKTINSAGVEIENIVLSSYASSIATLLDDEKDLGAICIDMGGETCDMMISLDNSMRHNSHLSVGAENINLDISLTINTTKLAAEEIKLHHIDLAQYPKKEEDQILEVPCIGKDETFGVTKEKIYEVVNLRVMETFSILSNLLHKSELKDQVTTLVLTGGMSKLKNIIMIAKAYFHDKTIRIARPIEIKGLSDDAKDETNATIIGLLLYGIGKHTNYEKDSKDTIRYKSNKTYSEIAHNENVNYIHTDLSNLTNNFPKEEKNTKKAVIIAQQDSGDKSLKSSFRKMMEKLF, encoded by the coding sequence TTGAACAACAGAATTTTAGCCATCGATATTGGATCAACAAAAATTTGTGTAGCAATCGCAGAAATCAAAAACAATGAACCCTATATCATCGGGTATAGCAAGCAAAAATCTCAGGGTATCAGGAAGGGAAAGATCACCAATATAGAGCTGGCTGCTCAATCCATCAAAAATGCACTAGATGAAATCAAGAGAATCACTGGCATAGAGGAGTTCCCCAAGGCCATTGTCTCCATTTCTGGCGCCTATACAAAAAGCTTCAGTAGCTCAGCCATCATTAATTCCGTGAATGATGAAATCACCATAAAAGAAGTGGATCGAGCCATAAAAGCAGCCAGCTACAATTCCTCAATCACCAGAGAATATAGTGCCATCCACATCCTCCCCTATCGCTTCAAACTTGATGATCAGGATGATGTAGAAGATCCTGTGGGTATGTCTGGAAGGAGACTAGAGATCTTTGTGCACATCGTCGCAGTGCAAAAAACAAGTCTAGAAAACTTCAAAAAAACCATCAATTCCGCAGGGGTAGAAATCGAGAATATCGTTCTTTCTTCTTACGCTTCCTCCATCGCCACTCTACTAGATGATGAAAAAGATCTCGGTGCCATCTGCATTGACATGGGCGGAGAGACCTGTGATATGATGATTTCTCTGGATAATTCTATGCGTCACAACAGCCATCTAAGCGTGGGGGCAGAAAATATCAATCTTGATATATCTCTCACCATCAATACTACAAAATTGGCTGCAGAGGAGATCAAACTCCATCATATCGATCTAGCACAATATCCCAAAAAAGAAGAAGATCAAATCCTAGAGGTGCCATGTATTGGAAAAGATGAGACTTTTGGAGTCACCAAAGAGAAAATCTATGAAGTTGTGAATCTCAGAGTAATGGAAACTTTTAGCATCCTTTCTAATCTTTTGCACAAAAGTGAGTTAAAAGACCAGGTCACCACCTTGGTCCTAACCGGTGGAATGAGTAAACTCAAAAATATCATCATGATTGCCAAGGCATATTTTCATGACAAAACCATTCGCATTGCTAGGCCCATAGAAATCAAAGGACTATCTGATGACGCAAAGGATGAAACCAATGCCACCATCATTGGATTATTGCTTTATGGCATAGGAAAACACACAAATTACGAGAAAGATTCTAAAGATACAATCCGCTATAAAAGCAATAAAACCTACAGTGAAATTGCCCATAATGAGAATGTAAATTATATACACACGGATTTAAGCAATCTTACAAATAATTTCCCAAAAGAAGAAAAAAACACTAAAAAAGCTGTTATAATAGCGCAACAAGATAGCGGTGACAAGTCTCTCAAAAGCTCATTTAGAAAAATGATGGAAAAACTCTTTTAA
- a CDS encoding peptidylprolyl isomerase, which produces MLEWMQRHKKYLVVTIWVSVIALVFAGMVGWNPSDISFAGNNVAKVGKIKISDQEFQYTFQRVFNEYNQMVGGDLDMDQAKNFQLDNITLQQLIQKAQLQNFALDLGLRVQDREIIEVIEKNESFQRDGTFDKKLYREVLKNNNLNVKFFEQSVRDSLLIQKLLEFFPASTTQLERRSIGGSIALTDTIEYEVLSTSPIKQQITEQKLKDFWEKNKANYTNPATVTLEIAKISPSKQEFDNSSLQNFYNENKTLYLDSNGQLQDFSKVEKKVQADYQDQKAKESALRLKPKFRKNELKDLKTQKLTIALDEKLSADTITQLKDARIGDTINPILYQGDYVIGNVITKQEKNTKDFASAKEQARKDLQKQIMLEELKALAQKQLPNFKGKTIKINNLGEIDFSNLDKKHAPLVIRNIFLSSEKSGVVLLDSQAFLYRITKQELPNQIPENVVPIVQNIKNQYISQELLNYVSKKYPAKIYNNHQLENRRIH; this is translated from the coding sequence ATGCTAGAATGGATGCAGCGCCACAAAAAATATCTTGTAGTTACTATCTGGGTCAGCGTCATTGCCCTTGTTTTTGCGGGGATGGTAGGCTGGAATCCCAGCGACATCTCTTTCGCTGGCAATAATGTCGCAAAAGTGGGTAAGATCAAAATCTCTGACCAAGAATTTCAATACACCTTTCAAAGAGTTTTTAATGAGTACAATCAAATGGTGGGAGGGGATCTTGATATGGATCAAGCTAAAAATTTCCAGCTTGATAACATTACCCTGCAACAACTCATCCAAAAAGCCCAGTTGCAAAATTTCGCCCTGGATTTGGGGCTGCGGGTGCAGGATCGCGAAATTATCGAAGTAATTGAAAAAAATGAAAGTTTCCAGCGCGATGGCACCTTTGACAAAAAGCTCTATCGAGAGGTCTTAAAAAACAACAATCTCAATGTAAAATTTTTCGAGCAATCCGTGCGAGATTCTCTGCTCATCCAAAAACTCCTAGAATTTTTCCCTGCATCCACCACCCAACTAGAGCGAAGAAGCATCGGTGGATCCATTGCTCTGACGGATACCATCGAGTATGAAGTGCTATCCACAAGCCCGATTAAGCAGCAAATCACGGAGCAAAAATTAAAAGATTTTTGGGAGAAAAACAAGGCCAATTACACCAACCCAGCCACCGTTACACTAGAAATAGCCAAAATCTCCCCTTCCAAGCAGGAATTTGACAACTCCTCGCTGCAGAATTTTTATAACGAAAACAAGACTCTTTATTTGGATTCCAACGGACAACTACAGGATTTTTCAAAAGTAGAGAAAAAAGTCCAAGCGGACTATCAAGATCAAAAAGCCAAGGAAAGCGCTCTACGTCTCAAGCCGAAGTTTCGAAAAAATGAGCTCAAAGATCTCAAAACCCAAAAGCTCACCATCGCTCTAGATGAGAAGCTTTCTGCAGACACAATCACACAACTCAAAGATGCAAGGATAGGAGATACCATCAACCCTATTCTCTATCAGGGCGATTACGTCATTGGCAATGTCATTACCAAACAAGAAAAAAATACCAAAGATTTTGCAAGCGCAAAAGAACAGGCCAGAAAAGATCTGCAAAAGCAAATCATGCTTGAAGAGCTTAAAGCACTGGCGCAAAAACAGCTCCCAAATTTTAAGGGAAAAACCATCAAAATCAATAATCTAGGAGAAATAGATTTCTCAAATCTTGACAAAAAACATGCGCCCCTTGTCATTCGCAATATCTTCTTGTCCTCAGAAAAAAGCGGGGTAGTCCTGCTTGATTCTCAAGCCTTTCTTTATCGCATCACCAAGCAAGAATTGCCCAACCAAATCCCAGAGAATGTGGTTCCCATAGTACAAAACATCAAAAATCAATATATTTCTCAGGAATTATTAAATTATGTTTCCAAAAAATATCCCGCCAAAATCTATAACAATCATCAACTTGAAAACAGGAGAATCCATTGA